The proteins below come from a single Miscanthus floridulus cultivar M001 chromosome 1, ASM1932011v1, whole genome shotgun sequence genomic window:
- the LOC136498976 gene encoding 2-oxoglutarate-dependent dioxygenase 11-like, whose product MAANNARAVASALIPVANVHALAEAYNGVDGQVPERYLVAEAEKVIVGGGGSHSEIPVVDLRKLLDTRSSSSECAKLKSACHHWGFFQLINHGVPDDVIGNLMHDVAEFFDLPLEAKKEWAQRPDSVQGYGQAFVVSEDQKLDWADMPHLQLQPSESRDLRVWPTRPHSFRNSMEAYSSETARLAFRLLELMAKATGAELAPLRGLFEEGLEQGMRVNYYPPCRQAADRVLGLSPHTDASGLTLLLQMNNDVQGLQVKKDGRWFAVDAVDGAFIVNVGDVLEIMSNGEFRSVEHRAVIHPNKERISVAMFHCPSLNLKLCPLPEFVKKGEKVRYRSTSYEDFLKQYFAAKLDGRERLERLKLE is encoded by the exons ATGGCGGCGAATAATGCAAGAGCTGTCGCCTCTGCTCTCATCCCGGTGGCGAACGTGCATGCGCTCGCGGAGGCTTACAATGGGGTCGATGGGCAGGTGCCCGAGAGGTACCTCGTCGCGGAGGCGGAGAAGGTCATCGTCGGCGGTGGCGGAAGCCATTCGGAGATTCCGGTAGTGGATCTCCGCAAGTTGCTTGACACGCGGTCGTCGTCGTCGGAGTGCGCCAAGCTGAAATCTGCATGTCACCACTGGGGCTTCTTCCAG CTCATCAACCATGGAGTGCCAGATGATGTGATTGGGAACCTGATGCATGACGTAGCTGAGTTCTTCGACCTGCCGCTGGAAGCCAAGAAGGAATGGGCACAGCGCCCTGACAGCGTCCAAGGCTACGGCCAGGCCTTCGTCGTGTCGGAGGATCAGAAGCTGGACTGGGCAGACATGCCGCACCTTCAGCTTCAGCCGAGTGAGTCGAGGGACCTGCGCGTCTGGCCTACTCGCCCTCACTCCTTCAG GAATTCCATGGAGGCCTATTCCTCCGAGACAGCAAGGCTAGCATTCCGTTTGCTGGAGCTGATGGCCAAGGCCACGGGCGCCGAGCTGGCGCCGCTGCGTGGCTTGTTCGAAGAAGGACTGGAGCAGGGCATGAGGGTGAACTACTACCCGCCGTGCCGGCAGGCAGCTGACCGGGTGCTGGGCCTCTCGCCGCACACCGACGCGTCTGGCCTGACGCTGCTGCTGCAGATGAACAACGACGTGCAGGGCCTCCAGGTCAAGAAGGATGGCAGGTGGTTCGCCGTGGACGCCGTGGACGGCGCCTTCATCGTCAACGTCGGTGACGTGCTTGAG ATAATGAGCAACGGAGAGTTCAGAAGCGTTGAGCATAGGGCCGTGATACACCCAAACAAGGAGCGGATTTCGGTGGCGATGTTTCACTGTCCTAGCCTGAATCTGAAGCTTTGTCCTCTGCCGGAGTTCGTGAAGAAAGGCGAGAAAGTGCGGTATAGATCGACGAGCTACGAGGATTTCTTGAAGCAGTATTTTGCAGCAAAGCTTGATGGAAGGGAGCGCTTAGAGAGGTTGAAGTtggagtag
- the LOC136498985 gene encoding uncharacterized protein isoform X1 has product MPLHVCRIIVSYASAFSSCRMSEQEVAPEEVNVLKRNSDDVGWEYGFLVDPNNKDKVECKFCGHRSQGGIHRLKEHVANVGTNAKKCRKSTDEAKEKCKKSLEDAKKKRKQQAARELELREEVNVSRVGTEDDEVTCVGSSEPHKLGPIDKWTRAIDPKATKSESLQQQKLNKELWKQRTHEVHKYIARWVYNHAIPFNACDNDEFKQMCEAIGQFGSGLEPPSQRDLRESLLDEEYARTKSLLQERDAEKVKNGCSIMTDAWSDRKRRSIMNLCTNCADGSSFISSKEMSDVSHTSEVIFELVDKAIEDIGQDHVVQVVTDNASNNMGAKKLLAEKRPNIFWTSCATHTINLMLQGIGNIPRFKKVIDQAKAFTIFVYGHTRTLECLRHFTEGKEIIRPGVTRFASAFLTLNSMLEKKDQLRKMVVHSRWDTLKDVKSKKGKDATATILSPTFWKDVKLCLSVFEPLVKVLRLVDGDVKPSMGFLYGELLKAKREIKEAYGNVETRYKEVIAIIDKKMKGRLDSPLHLTAYLLNPYYSYANPSIFDEPTITEGFISCVETFYNDDEDKQDQTANHELKKFQDREGPFNKKLAKACEKYDYNPGRASWWRLYGTETPALQKMATRILSLTSSSSGCERNWSTFEMVHTKKRNRLTITRLNKLVFIQFNSKLINKKERIVSKKTTDVLLSSDTTEAQGFLYEDGDECATVVYRDEEDEEMEGTGIPWSVIGEAVGADQQLQLRRSARVRQLYEGEEFDSEEEEFDEDEDEYMEPY; this is encoded by the exons ATGCCTTTGCATGTTTGTAGAATTATAGTTTCATATGCCTCTGCATTCTCTTCATGTAGAATGTCGGAGCAAGAAGTTGCTCCGGAGGAAGTGAATGTCCTGAAAAGGAATTCAGATGATGTGGGATGGGAGTATGGGTTTCTGGTGGATCCAAACAATAAGGACAAGGTCGAGTGCAAGTTCTGTGGTCATCGGAGCCAAGGAGGGATCCATCGGTTGAAGGAACATGTGGCCAATGTTGGAACAAATGCGAAGAAATGCAGAAAGAGCACAGATGAGGCTAAAGAGAAGTGCAAGAAATCGCTAGAAGATGCAAAAAAGAAGAGGAAGCAGCAGGCTGCTCGTGAACTAGAGCTTAGAGAAGAAGTGAATGTTTCTCGGGTTGGAACAGAGGATGATGAAGTGACTTGTGTTGGAAGTTCAGAGCCTCACAAATTAGGACCCATTGATAAGTGGACACGTGCTATTGATCCTAAAGCAACAAAATCTGAATCTTTGCAGCAACAGAAGCTGAACAAGGAACTTTGGAAACAAAGAACACATGAGGTGCATAAATATATTGCAAGATGGGTCTATAACCATG CCATACCATTCAACGCTTGTGACAATGATGAGTTCAAGCAAATGTGTGAAGCAATTGGACAGTTTGGTTCTGGACTGGAACCTCCATCTCAGCGTGATCTGCGAGAGAGTTTgctagatgaagaatatgcaagaaCCAAGAGTTTGCTGCAAGAACGTGATGCTGAGAAGGTGAAGAATGGGTGCTCTATTATGACTGATGCTTGGTCAGATAGGAAGAGGAGAAGCATAATGAACCTGTGCACTAATTGTGCTGATGGATCTAGTTTTATCAGCTCAAAAGAGATGTCAGATGTGTCACACACAAGTGAAGTCATCTTTGAACTAGTAGACAAAGCTATTGAAGACATTGGTCAGGATCATGTGGTGCAAGTAGTGACAGACAATGCTTCTAACAACATGGGCGCAAAGAAGCTATTGGCTGAGAAGAGACCAAACATCTTTTGGACCTCTTGTGCAACTCAcacaatcaatttgatgctccaaGGAATTGGCAACATACCACGGTTCAAGAAGGTGATTGACCAAGCAAAGGCATTCACCATATTTGTCTATGGGCACACAAGAACATTAGAGTGCTTGAGACACTTCACAGAGGGGAAAGAGATAATAAGGCCAGGGGTGACTAGGTTTGCTTCAGCTTTTCTCACTTTGAACAGCATGCTAGAGAAGAAGGACCAACTAAGAAAGATGGTGGTTCATAGTAGGTGGGAcacattgaaggatgtgaagtcaaAAAAGGGAAAAGATGCAACAGCAACCATATTGAGTCCAACCTTTTGGAAGGATGTGAAGTTGTGTTTGAGTGTTTTTGAGCCATTGGTCAAAGTTCTTCGTTTGGTTGATGGGGATGTGAAGCCATCAATGGGTTTCCTATATGGAGAACTACTGAAGGCAAAAAGAGAGATCAAGGAAGCCTATGGCAATGTTGAGACCCGCTACAAGGAAGTTATTGCTATTATTGACAAGAAGATGAAAGGAAGACTTGATTCTCCATTGCATTTGACTGCCTATCTGCTGAATCCATACTACAGCTATGCTAACCCATCAATCTTTGATGAGCCAACAATAACAGAAGGATTTATTAGTTGTGTAGAGACTTtttataatgatgatgaggacaagCAAGATCAGACTGCCAACCATGAACTAAAGAAGTTCCAGGATAGAGAAGGACCATTTAACAAGAAGCTTGCAAAGGCTTGTGAAAAATATGATTACAACCCAGGTAGAG CATCTTGGTGGCGGTTGTATGGAACTGAAACACCAGCTTTACAGAAGATGGCAACAAGGATCCTATCTCTGACATCAAGCTCTTCAGGCTGTGAAAGAAATTGGAGTACATTTGAAATG GTACACACTAAGAAGAGAAATAGGCTTACTATAACCCGACTCAACAAATTGGTCTTTATTCAATTCAACTCCAAGTTGATTAATAAGAAAGAAAGGATAGTGTCAAAGAAAACCACTGATGTTCTCTTGTCTAGTGACACAACTGAAGCTCAGGGTTTTCTGTATGAGGATGGAGATGAATGTGCAACAGTTGTCTATAGagatgaggaagatgaggagaTGGAAGGTACAGGGATACCTTGGTCTGTTATTGGAGAAGCAGTGGGAGCAGACCAACAACTTCAGCTGCGTAGAAGTGCAAGAGTGAGACAGCTTTATGAAGGAGAAGAATTTGACTCCGAAGAAGAAGAgtttgatgaagatgaggatgaataTATGGAACCCTATTGA
- the LOC136498985 gene encoding uncharacterized protein isoform X2 has protein sequence MPLHVCRIIVSYASAFSSCRMSEQEVAPEEVNVLKRNSDDVGWEYGFLVDPNNKDKVECKFCGHRSQGGIHRLKEHVANVGTNAKKCRKSTDEAKEKCKKSLEDAKKKRKQQAARELELREEVNVSRVGTEDDEVTCVGSSEPHKLGPIDKWTRAIDPKATKSESLQQQKLNKELWKQRTHEVHKYIARWVYNHAIPFNACDNDEFKQMCEAIGQFGSGLEPPSQRDLRESLLDEEYARTKSLLQERDAEKVKNGCSIMTDAWSDRKRRSIMNLCTNCADGSSFISSKEMSDVSHTSEVIFELVDKAIEDIGQDHVVQVVTDNASNNMGAKKLLAEKRPNIFWTSCATHTINLMLQGIGNIPRFKKVIDQAKAFTIFVYGHTRTLECLRHFTEGKEIIRPGVTRFASAFLTLNSMLEKKDQLRKMVVHSRWDTLKDVKSKKGKDATATILSPTFWKDVKLCLSVFEPLVKVLRLVDGDVKPSMGFLYGELLKAKREIKEAYGNVETRYKEVIAIIDKKMKGRLDSPLHLTAYLLNPYYSYANPSIFDEPTITEGFISCVETFYNDDEDKQDQTANHELKKFQDREGPFNKKLAKACEKYDYNPASWWRLYGTETPALQKMATRILSLTSSSSGCERNWSTFEMVHTKKRNRLTITRLNKLVFIQFNSKLINKKERIVSKKTTDVLLSSDTTEAQGFLYEDGDECATVVYRDEEDEEMEGTGIPWSVIGEAVGADQQLQLRRSARVRQLYEGEEFDSEEEEFDEDEDEYMEPY, from the exons ATGCCTTTGCATGTTTGTAGAATTATAGTTTCATATGCCTCTGCATTCTCTTCATGTAGAATGTCGGAGCAAGAAGTTGCTCCGGAGGAAGTGAATGTCCTGAAAAGGAATTCAGATGATGTGGGATGGGAGTATGGGTTTCTGGTGGATCCAAACAATAAGGACAAGGTCGAGTGCAAGTTCTGTGGTCATCGGAGCCAAGGAGGGATCCATCGGTTGAAGGAACATGTGGCCAATGTTGGAACAAATGCGAAGAAATGCAGAAAGAGCACAGATGAGGCTAAAGAGAAGTGCAAGAAATCGCTAGAAGATGCAAAAAAGAAGAGGAAGCAGCAGGCTGCTCGTGAACTAGAGCTTAGAGAAGAAGTGAATGTTTCTCGGGTTGGAACAGAGGATGATGAAGTGACTTGTGTTGGAAGTTCAGAGCCTCACAAATTAGGACCCATTGATAAGTGGACACGTGCTATTGATCCTAAAGCAACAAAATCTGAATCTTTGCAGCAACAGAAGCTGAACAAGGAACTTTGGAAACAAAGAACACATGAGGTGCATAAATATATTGCAAGATGGGTCTATAACCATG CCATACCATTCAACGCTTGTGACAATGATGAGTTCAAGCAAATGTGTGAAGCAATTGGACAGTTTGGTTCTGGACTGGAACCTCCATCTCAGCGTGATCTGCGAGAGAGTTTgctagatgaagaatatgcaagaaCCAAGAGTTTGCTGCAAGAACGTGATGCTGAGAAGGTGAAGAATGGGTGCTCTATTATGACTGATGCTTGGTCAGATAGGAAGAGGAGAAGCATAATGAACCTGTGCACTAATTGTGCTGATGGATCTAGTTTTATCAGCTCAAAAGAGATGTCAGATGTGTCACACACAAGTGAAGTCATCTTTGAACTAGTAGACAAAGCTATTGAAGACATTGGTCAGGATCATGTGGTGCAAGTAGTGACAGACAATGCTTCTAACAACATGGGCGCAAAGAAGCTATTGGCTGAGAAGAGACCAAACATCTTTTGGACCTCTTGTGCAACTCAcacaatcaatttgatgctccaaGGAATTGGCAACATACCACGGTTCAAGAAGGTGATTGACCAAGCAAAGGCATTCACCATATTTGTCTATGGGCACACAAGAACATTAGAGTGCTTGAGACACTTCACAGAGGGGAAAGAGATAATAAGGCCAGGGGTGACTAGGTTTGCTTCAGCTTTTCTCACTTTGAACAGCATGCTAGAGAAGAAGGACCAACTAAGAAAGATGGTGGTTCATAGTAGGTGGGAcacattgaaggatgtgaagtcaaAAAAGGGAAAAGATGCAACAGCAACCATATTGAGTCCAACCTTTTGGAAGGATGTGAAGTTGTGTTTGAGTGTTTTTGAGCCATTGGTCAAAGTTCTTCGTTTGGTTGATGGGGATGTGAAGCCATCAATGGGTTTCCTATATGGAGAACTACTGAAGGCAAAAAGAGAGATCAAGGAAGCCTATGGCAATGTTGAGACCCGCTACAAGGAAGTTATTGCTATTATTGACAAGAAGATGAAAGGAAGACTTGATTCTCCATTGCATTTGACTGCCTATCTGCTGAATCCATACTACAGCTATGCTAACCCATCAATCTTTGATGAGCCAACAATAACAGAAGGATTTATTAGTTGTGTAGAGACTTtttataatgatgatgaggacaagCAAGATCAGACTGCCAACCATGAACTAAAGAAGTTCCAGGATAGAGAAGGACCATTTAACAAGAAGCTTGCAAAGGCTTGTGAAAAATATGATTACAACCCAG CATCTTGGTGGCGGTTGTATGGAACTGAAACACCAGCTTTACAGAAGATGGCAACAAGGATCCTATCTCTGACATCAAGCTCTTCAGGCTGTGAAAGAAATTGGAGTACATTTGAAATG GTACACACTAAGAAGAGAAATAGGCTTACTATAACCCGACTCAACAAATTGGTCTTTATTCAATTCAACTCCAAGTTGATTAATAAGAAAGAAAGGATAGTGTCAAAGAAAACCACTGATGTTCTCTTGTCTAGTGACACAACTGAAGCTCAGGGTTTTCTGTATGAGGATGGAGATGAATGTGCAACAGTTGTCTATAGagatgaggaagatgaggagaTGGAAGGTACAGGGATACCTTGGTCTGTTATTGGAGAAGCAGTGGGAGCAGACCAACAACTTCAGCTGCGTAGAAGTGCAAGAGTGAGACAGCTTTATGAAGGAGAAGAATTTGACTCCGAAGAAGAAGAgtttgatgaagatgaggatgaataTATGGAACCCTATTGA
- the LOC136498985 gene encoding uncharacterized protein isoform X3: MSEQEVAPEEVNVLKRNSDDVGWEYGFLVDPNNKDKVECKFCGHRSQGGIHRLKEHVANVGTNAKKCRKSTDEAKEKCKKSLEDAKKKRKQQAARELELREEVNVSRVGTEDDEVTCVGSSEPHKLGPIDKWTRAIDPKATKSESLQQQKLNKELWKQRTHEVHKYIARWVYNHAIPFNACDNDEFKQMCEAIGQFGSGLEPPSQRDLRESLLDEEYARTKSLLQERDAEKVKNGCSIMTDAWSDRKRRSIMNLCTNCADGSSFISSKEMSDVSHTSEVIFELVDKAIEDIGQDHVVQVVTDNASNNMGAKKLLAEKRPNIFWTSCATHTINLMLQGIGNIPRFKKVIDQAKAFTIFVYGHTRTLECLRHFTEGKEIIRPGVTRFASAFLTLNSMLEKKDQLRKMVVHSRWDTLKDVKSKKGKDATATILSPTFWKDVKLCLSVFEPLVKVLRLVDGDVKPSMGFLYGELLKAKREIKEAYGNVETRYKEVIAIIDKKMKGRLDSPLHLTAYLLNPYYSYANPSIFDEPTITEGFISCVETFYNDDEDKQDQTANHELKKFQDREGPFNKKLAKACEKYDYNPGRASWWRLYGTETPALQKMATRILSLTSSSSGCERNWSTFEMVHTKKRNRLTITRLNKLVFIQFNSKLINKKERIVSKKTTDVLLSSDTTEAQGFLYEDGDECATVVYRDEEDEEMEGTGIPWSVIGEAVGADQQLQLRRSARVRQLYEGEEFDSEEEEFDEDEDEYMEPY, from the exons ATGTCGGAGCAAGAAGTTGCTCCGGAGGAAGTGAATGTCCTGAAAAGGAATTCAGATGATGTGGGATGGGAGTATGGGTTTCTGGTGGATCCAAACAATAAGGACAAGGTCGAGTGCAAGTTCTGTGGTCATCGGAGCCAAGGAGGGATCCATCGGTTGAAGGAACATGTGGCCAATGTTGGAACAAATGCGAAGAAATGCAGAAAGAGCACAGATGAGGCTAAAGAGAAGTGCAAGAAATCGCTAGAAGATGCAAAAAAGAAGAGGAAGCAGCAGGCTGCTCGTGAACTAGAGCTTAGAGAAGAAGTGAATGTTTCTCGGGTTGGAACAGAGGATGATGAAGTGACTTGTGTTGGAAGTTCAGAGCCTCACAAATTAGGACCCATTGATAAGTGGACACGTGCTATTGATCCTAAAGCAACAAAATCTGAATCTTTGCAGCAACAGAAGCTGAACAAGGAACTTTGGAAACAAAGAACACATGAGGTGCATAAATATATTGCAAGATGGGTCTATAACCATG CCATACCATTCAACGCTTGTGACAATGATGAGTTCAAGCAAATGTGTGAAGCAATTGGACAGTTTGGTTCTGGACTGGAACCTCCATCTCAGCGTGATCTGCGAGAGAGTTTgctagatgaagaatatgcaagaaCCAAGAGTTTGCTGCAAGAACGTGATGCTGAGAAGGTGAAGAATGGGTGCTCTATTATGACTGATGCTTGGTCAGATAGGAAGAGGAGAAGCATAATGAACCTGTGCACTAATTGTGCTGATGGATCTAGTTTTATCAGCTCAAAAGAGATGTCAGATGTGTCACACACAAGTGAAGTCATCTTTGAACTAGTAGACAAAGCTATTGAAGACATTGGTCAGGATCATGTGGTGCAAGTAGTGACAGACAATGCTTCTAACAACATGGGCGCAAAGAAGCTATTGGCTGAGAAGAGACCAAACATCTTTTGGACCTCTTGTGCAACTCAcacaatcaatttgatgctccaaGGAATTGGCAACATACCACGGTTCAAGAAGGTGATTGACCAAGCAAAGGCATTCACCATATTTGTCTATGGGCACACAAGAACATTAGAGTGCTTGAGACACTTCACAGAGGGGAAAGAGATAATAAGGCCAGGGGTGACTAGGTTTGCTTCAGCTTTTCTCACTTTGAACAGCATGCTAGAGAAGAAGGACCAACTAAGAAAGATGGTGGTTCATAGTAGGTGGGAcacattgaaggatgtgaagtcaaAAAAGGGAAAAGATGCAACAGCAACCATATTGAGTCCAACCTTTTGGAAGGATGTGAAGTTGTGTTTGAGTGTTTTTGAGCCATTGGTCAAAGTTCTTCGTTTGGTTGATGGGGATGTGAAGCCATCAATGGGTTTCCTATATGGAGAACTACTGAAGGCAAAAAGAGAGATCAAGGAAGCCTATGGCAATGTTGAGACCCGCTACAAGGAAGTTATTGCTATTATTGACAAGAAGATGAAAGGAAGACTTGATTCTCCATTGCATTTGACTGCCTATCTGCTGAATCCATACTACAGCTATGCTAACCCATCAATCTTTGATGAGCCAACAATAACAGAAGGATTTATTAGTTGTGTAGAGACTTtttataatgatgatgaggacaagCAAGATCAGACTGCCAACCATGAACTAAAGAAGTTCCAGGATAGAGAAGGACCATTTAACAAGAAGCTTGCAAAGGCTTGTGAAAAATATGATTACAACCCAGGTAGAG CATCTTGGTGGCGGTTGTATGGAACTGAAACACCAGCTTTACAGAAGATGGCAACAAGGATCCTATCTCTGACATCAAGCTCTTCAGGCTGTGAAAGAAATTGGAGTACATTTGAAATG GTACACACTAAGAAGAGAAATAGGCTTACTATAACCCGACTCAACAAATTGGTCTTTATTCAATTCAACTCCAAGTTGATTAATAAGAAAGAAAGGATAGTGTCAAAGAAAACCACTGATGTTCTCTTGTCTAGTGACACAACTGAAGCTCAGGGTTTTCTGTATGAGGATGGAGATGAATGTGCAACAGTTGTCTATAGagatgaggaagatgaggagaTGGAAGGTACAGGGATACCTTGGTCTGTTATTGGAGAAGCAGTGGGAGCAGACCAACAACTTCAGCTGCGTAGAAGTGCAAGAGTGAGACAGCTTTATGAAGGAGAAGAATTTGACTCCGAAGAAGAAGAgtttgatgaagatgaggatgaataTATGGAACCCTATTGA
- the LOC136499018 gene encoding glutathione S-transferase T2-like: MLPNFPSQHGNQQGPNLWVRPPGGYLNLLQQPQYPPQPHMQGENFHLVGQAMSFNPISPPPPPPPSAYGTETSQAMKQGHSTKETVNIDIEEGDNSEANIVVKKRYWSHEEEERLASAWLNASKDPIHGNDKRGDTFWKEVTDVFNKKGNGKRRREINQLKVHWSRLKSSTSDFNDYWTKVTQIHTSGYSDDMLEKEAQKMYANRFGKPFPLVHWWKILKEEPKWCAQFQTERDKTKIVDILEEHSRPIGREAAKAEPNGKCKKENVIEGIVILGDNIEKIIKVQQDRKVEREKVMEAQIQISNANLKATKEQKEAKMFEVYNSLLNQDTSHMSEDQKASRDKALRKLEEKLFAD; the protein is encoded by the exons ATGCTCCCAAATTTTCCATCTCAACATGGAAACCAGCAAGGCCCAAATCTATG GGTTCGTCCACCAGGTGGTTATCTAAATTTACTTCAACAACCACAGTATCCACCGCAGCCACACATGCAAGGAGAAAATTTTCATTTAGTTGGTCAGGCTATGAGCTTCAACCCAAtatccccaccaccaccaccaccaccaagtgCCTATGGAACAGAAACATCCCAAGCTATGAAACAAGGCCATTCAACAAAGGAAACTGTGAATATTGACATTGAGGAAGGGGATAATAGTGAGGCAAATATTGTAGTAAAGAAAAGATATTGGTCACATGAAGAGGAAGAGAGACTG GCTAGTGCTTGGTTGAATGCTTCTAAAGACCCAATTCATGGGAATGACAAGAGAGGTGATACATTTTGGAAGGAAGTCACTGATGTGTTTAACAAGAAAGGGAATGGGAAGCGTAGAAGGGAAATAAACCAATTGAAGGTTCACTGGTCACGCCTCAAGTCATCGACCAGTGATTTCAATGACTATTGGACTAAGGTAACTCAAATACATACAAGCGGATACTCCGACGACATGCTGGAGAAAGAGGCACAGAAGATGTATGCAAACAGGTTTGGAAAGCCTTTTCCATTGGTGCATTGGTGGAAGATACTAAAAGAAGAGCCCAAATGGTGTGCACAGTTTCAGACGGAGAGAGACAAGACTAAAATAGTTGATATTCTAGAAGAACACTCACGTCCCATTGGTAGAGAAGCAGCAAAGGCTGAGCCCAATGGAAAATGCAAGAAGGAAAATGTTATTGAAGGAATTGTCATCCTTGGGGACAACATTGAGAAAATTATCAAAGTGCAGCAAGATCGGAAGGTGGAGCGCGAAAAGGTCATGGAAGCACAGATTCAGATATCAAATGCaaatttgaaggcaacaaaagaGCAAAAGGAAGCAAAGATGTTTGAGGTCTACAATTCCCTACTTAATCAAGATACAAGTCACATGTCTGAAGATCAAAAGGCTAGCCGAGACAAGGCATTACGCAAGCTTGAGGAAAAGTTGTTTGCTGACTAA